In the Gossypium arboreum isolate Shixiya-1 chromosome 10, ASM2569848v2, whole genome shotgun sequence genome, one interval contains:
- the LOC108489671 gene encoding trihelix transcription factor ASIL2 yields MDKETNNQENPSLLSNNNTNKEDCSPKKHPGSSTVTGGGGGSNDRLKRDEWSEGAVSSLLEAYENKWVLRNRAKLKGHDWEDVARYVSARANCTKSPKTQTQCKNKIESMKKRYRSESATAEGSSWPLYPRLDLLLRGNAAAAAAAAAPSPPPSQPLPPPSQPLPPPPQQLHLTAMVQPQPPGPLFTNLPLTLPEASTLVVLQQQQQQQQPPPPLPIAAPPPALAPQGLGTAQNSHGSNGFEKIPKDDGAGTKVSDHLSDKVAIETDSSTPGLYSDKEKLRSKKLKMKTMENKKKKRRKKDEYREIGESIRILAEVVLKSEESRMETLREIEKMRIEAETKRGEMELKRTEIIANTQLEIAKLLAGSSNKGIDPSLRIGRS; encoded by the exons ATGGACAAAGAAACTAATAACCAAGAAAACCCATCTCTCCTCTCTAATAATAACACCAACAAAGAAGACTGTTCCCCTAAGAAACACCCTGGAAGCTCCACTGTCACTGGCGGTGGAGGCGGGAGTAATGATAGGCTGAAACGCGATGAATGGAGTGAAGGGGCTGTTTCGAGCTTACTCGAGGCCTATGAAAACAAATGGGTGCTTAGAAACAGAGCCAAGCTTAAAGGCCATGATTGGGAAGACGTTGCACGTTATGTTTCGGCTCGAGCCAATTGTACCAAGTCGCCCAAGACTCAAACGCAGTGTAAGAACAAGATCGAGTCCATGAAAAAACGGTATCGGTCGGAATCGGCCACGGCGGAGGGATCGTCTTGGCCTTTATATCCACGGCTTGATCTTTTATTACGTGGTAACGCTGCCGCTGCCGCTGCTGCTGCTGCACCGTCTCCTCCACCATCACAGCCGCTGCCTCCACCATCACAGCCGCTGCCTCCGCCACCGCAGCAGCTGCATCTGACAGCAATGGTTCAACCACAACCACCTGGCCCTCTTTTTACTAACCTTCCCTTGACGTTACCAGAAGCGTCCACGCTGGTGGTGctgcaacaacaacaacaacaacaacaaccacCACCGCCACTACCAATAGCTGCTCCGCCGCCTGCTTTGGCTCCTCAGGGTCTGGGAACTGCACAGAATTCACACGGTTccaatggttttgaaaagatacCCAAG GATGACGGAGCCGGAACGAAAGTATCGGACCATTTATCGGACAAGGTAGCCATAGAGACAGATAGTAGTACACCGGGTCTTTACAGTGACAAGGAAAAGCTAAGATCGAAGAAATTGAAGATGAAAACAATGgagaataagaagaagaaaaggaggAAAAAGGATGAGTATAGAGAAATAGGGGAGAGTATCCGAATACTAGCTGAAGTAGTATTAAAATCAGAAGAATCAAGGATGGAAACACTAAGGGAAATAGAGAAAATGAGGATTGAAGCTGAGACTAAAAGGGGGGAAATGGAGCTTAAAAGAACAGAGATCATAGCCAATACACAATTGGAAATTGCTAAGCTCTTGGCTGGATCAAGTAATAAAGGGATCGATCCTTCGTTGAGGATAGGAAGAAGTTGA